The Pieris rapae chromosome 1, ilPieRapa1.1, whole genome shotgun sequence genome contains the following window.
gtaacatattaatttcattaaatgacTGTTCATATCACGTGCTGGTCAAATCTAAATGCACATATAGTTGTTTTTTCGTATGTTTACctttagatatataaattaaaaaatatctacctTACAATTTGTACTTGAGGTAGAATGGCCAAGTACCCCTTAGATAATAAAAGTTCACTAAAATCGAACAACATTTCGGAGTCTACTTGgtggtaaaattttaaaaccaatttgATGAAAGTACTGTATACCTCAGTTGCTATATCTTGTATGTTATCCTAAAAGTatcatagaataaaatatagttaattgCATTtaagctgcaggtattaatcctgcagctgagttaataatgttgtaattatttaatattaccttAACAAATATCACCAAGTCATTGAGCGTTCGATGTATGTGAAGTTTCATAAATTTTGAGCAATCCTTTAAATTATCGATCTCTTTATTATCCGCAAGGATTTTGGTAACATATGCCGTTGGAGGCTTCGCTTGGTCAAAAATCTTTGCAAGTCTAAAAGTAATATGTtcataacttaataataataatgtgtttatGTGACAAATGGCAACATGTACTCAGATACATCAGTCGCATCCAGTCAGTCAGTCTTTCTTCTACCTTTTTCAAAATTCACTTATTCAATaattcttgaaatattttcctCGTACGCTTAACGTTACGTTGATATGAAGAATTCGTATGAAGTGTTTCTATTTTAGTAGCAAATGTATATCTAGTTTACTCTTAATCAACTTAGAATGACAACGAAGACTGTATGTATTGGAAACATCTAAACGATCTCCATCAATATTTCGTGTCTGAAGAATTTAGCTACATCAAagtcaattttataaaatactagatTGGATGCTATTTTTCCTAGAACAAACCTTAAAGAGTACGTTAGGCAGTTTAAGGTGTCCCTggaatacttataaataagtacTTTTCTTAAACAATGATGATGATGTATGATCTAGAGAACATTGCTCTTGATTTATTAAAGGCGgttaaaatgtaaatcatAATaggagtttaataaaatacacgtTTTGTAaacttagaattaaaaatacatcataTCTTTGTAAAAATCAATAgcgcgttttttttaaatgaatccagattttttatacatgttaCATACCCTAAACAATCCATCCCTATTTGGCATGTAACGACGAAGTGCATTCCAAGTTCGTCCGCCTTACCAGCTAACGCAATATGATTTAACCCAGCCAATAATAACTCCAACCACTTATTTACGACATTTACTAAATACTTGGCTATACTACTCGGTATAGTAAGATCGTCAGGCTGATAGGATATCAGCTCTTGAAGCACTAAAGCGCTCGATAAAATACTTTTGGTATCAGCTATAGCGTTAATACGAGTAGCTAAAGTGCTGAACGAAGCGAGTAATTGATCAGTGCTGTAAGCGCTTTGGTGGGCAAGGGGTGAAGGTGTTTTGTTTGCTCTAATCCTAAacggaaatattttattgttattatagtgattaagtaaaattattaataagatattcttgtaaataatttatgtaaatctCAAAATATGTCCACATAATATTAGTTTGAACTCTACGTGTATTATTACTCATACAGGTCTAATGTCTATATAGACAAAAATCAATTACTAAATTTCGTATTTAGGTTACAAACTAAACTATATGATATCGAGATAATGTAAATGgtagattaaatataaagatatatttcaaCTTTTGAACAGTACAAGTTTTATAATTCGATCAATAGTAGTTTTTGAGACCCGGGTTCTTGAAGACTCAAACATTAACTAATTCCAAGATAAATTACTATTCGTTCACAGGTCATTTTCAgtcaacaaatatttaatggggagtaaatatttagataaagtgattagtgtaattaatttaaacgaaACATTCACCCATTTAATAAATCACAAAGGAAATGTAAGCAAGATTCCACTGCGTTTAGGTTGGTTGCAAGAAAGTGGTTCATAGCACGCAAGACAGCAGACATAGCGTGAGGTGCATGGTCCTCGCTGTAGAAACTTGGCAAAGACGAGACGAGTCGTAAGCATTTCAAAACTGACCTAAGTAGAAACATTTATAGatgttttattgcttattattattttattacagactAGCTGCTTCCGCGAACtttgtttctccttaatgcctagcctacctttttagtacatgccaacatggaacattttgctatgctacccccttttttattttttggtttattttttacaccttgtgtccgaaaaaccctaatatcttacggatccctatttttgttcaaaattaaatatagcctatattactcgtggataatgtagctttcgaatggtgaaagaatttttaaaatcggtccagtataGTTTATGAATTCAaatcattacaaacaaacaaagttttcctctttataatattagtgtagatatcAATGTACTTTCACCtaccttaataaattaaaatccaaGTTACAAGTTACTTCAGACAAGAAAACAGTTATGTCATTATCGAGCAAATATTGCACTAAATGAATTCTATCCTCTGAATTTTTGTCATATCGACTTAGAACTTCTATCAAATAACCACAAGCTTTACTTTGAGCGTTTATGTCTCTTGAAGTAAGCAGTCTTTTTAAGTCAGACAAAGCATTTTGCTTGCCGTTTGGATTGTAAGTGCGGTTATAGTTTGAGTTTACTAAACTATACATAGTAATTTTGTCATATACGAGAGAAacgtaattgaaatattttaacgcTTGTCTAATTTCCCGCTTATAATATATGCCGCCCTTTCTATTAATTTCCTTTCTTCACGGTGTAGATAAAGTAAACAATTATAGACTTATGATTAGGTCActaaattatgtttgtatatactgtggttataaatatatagtattaatatataaataggtacACTtgatctaattaatttttccgtaactttaataaaatcgaaaTCGAACTAGGAGAATTAGTGACAAacgaataaaatacataaagtgGTATGGAAAAGCCAAGTAATGAgctatgataaaaatatatatttcatttaggaATTATTTATGGTtaccttaaaaaaaagtgactatttttttcatatacgGCCGGCACAGTATGTGCATTGTGGCCAAAAGTGATTACTATTAGTGCATCCCTAACATTCATACATAACATTGATTAGTATTGTAGTTGTCACTGtcagttttaacttttactcGTGAAATGTGAGTTAGTATttctattacaatttacatactACATACTTCTGTGATCTGTCAACTAAAACTGTGTCGctgaaaatattgaataaattaaagcgtaaattgaacataatatttCCATTATTTAACGTTTTGTACGAAAAACTGTATTAGCTTAGTAAAGACAACacaaatatcatataaaatggTAAGTATTGTTCTAATTATGCTCCATACCAATGTGTAGAAATTGACACACTTATTATTACCATTTCTTTCAGTCGGTGTTGGAATTTTTAAAGGACCTACCATCTTACAATGAACAAAATTTTACGTTGTTTAATACTGACAATGGCATTAGAAATAGTTCCAAGAGGCCTTCAATATACCTACCTACAAAAGACATTCCTTCTGAACAAAGTTGAGTAATTCTGTTTTTccagaattatattataatacatattatcatttattcaacAACTTTTTAAGAcatgatacaatttttttaatttaatctttttatttcagtaattgttacagaaaaaacaaatatattgttaagatACTTACACCAGCAATGGGAAAAaaaggtaatattttatagatctttatattttatttatttattcataaatgatTCCAAAGATAtatgcagtgttggcctagtggctttagggTGTTAATCTCATCCCAAGGTAGTAGGATTCATCCCTGGCCATGCACTTATGTAAtgtactttctatgtgcatatttaacatttaagctCATAACTACACATATTGTGTCGGCTGATTACCTTCTGATCAAAGAAAGGGATGTAATCTGTGGCCAAATACGTAGCAGTAGTAGTATATATAACTCTTAACTGTAACAGCTTATGAAACATTACCacttgttattatattaactactCATGGCaacatattatgattttcccttatatatgttttttttcagaataatAACACTTCTCCTAAGAAACGGGATCTGAGTAGTGTTGAACAAAATGGAGATGAAAGGAATGCCCGTAAAAGACCACGGCTGAATTCGCCATTAAACTAACTAATGTTTTCAATCTTAATTTCTCATTATTAAGCATCATTGATAAACAATGCAAAATTTTATTGAGTATGCTAGTTAAAGTTTATACTTTGaaccaattattttattatgacatttaaattaaactttacattattacatgtattgttaattttaaaatgacataGTAGTAGATAATAATAGCATAtgaagttaattataaacaaacttCTTACCCCtgagaaattatattatacagtatCAGTAATGTACTATTAAGCAATAACATAATTACCTTTGTATGATGTTTTATTCTAAAAGGATTTTTGGTTTTCTTGGTAATCAAGAGGGTAAGGTTATATGTAATAGCAGGTATCAAGGGTGGATTGCTTgtctatatttgtataaatctgAGGCTTATATTCAGGATTATTACCCAAAGCAACAATTTTATCTCAACTGCTTTTAAAAcctcataattataaaaaaatggtttgatAGATCCTGAAATTAGATTTGATTTACACTAAGATGCTTATGCCTCATGATTGATATATGTATGATTTGATTACATAGTATTTTGCTTCAtagaagaatatttttgtattcattctttaatttcttaaaaaatatgttttagacAAACTATGTGTTTTAATACTTTACCATAAAGTAGATGCATAATTTCAATGTcaaggttttaaataaaacaacatgtagaatgaaaataactttattttaaaattatacttactCCACAAATTGCAGAAAATTATACTGCAAACACTTCAAAACTCTGTATCTAGTGGAAATTTGAAtcatcttaatattataattataatatttttacttacaaatCTAAACACCAAGTTACTAGTACATAAAAGCATTATTAGGAATAAAACTTAAGACAGATAATATGTATACTTGAtagtttttactaataaacataaaatttctgGTTGTAACAGTAGTTTAATATGCATTTCAAAAAATcagtacttattttttttcaaatgataTTCAATGTCTCAAAACTTAAATCTAATCTTTAGCTGGAACCTCAATCACTCTTGGTTTGTCAATAATTCTTGCTGTGCGATTACCCTTTTCTACAATGCCAATTATCCAAGCTTGGAAACCTTCCTGTTTCTCAATATCTTTACAGTAAGCTGCGGCCTGTTCTCTTGGCAAGCAAATAAGAAGTCCACCAGAAGTTTCAGGTGCATGGCCTTGTAACAACTGAAACATATTGCCACAAGCTTTGGCAACTGCTGCCATTTTAGCAATCACAGGAAGGTTATGGATAACAAATGAAACTTCATTTTTCTGATGTGAAGCAAGGTTTTGAGCGTGACCAAGCAAGCCAAATCCAGTCACATCGGTTGATCCATGAGCGTTATACTTATGCATAAGGCGAGCAGCAATTCTATTGAGCCTGCTCATAGAATCCATTGCACGATGATATGCTTTTCGAACATCTTCCTCAGATACTACCAGTTTAATTCTATTCCAACGTTCAGGTTGGTCTAGCCATTGGTGAGCATTTACTGCAACTTGAGTTCCAAGAGGTTTAGTTAGAACAAGAACATCTCCCATTACTGCATTGTCTGGTACTATATATTCATTGGGCTGGCAGATAGTGGTTGCTACCCCTCCAATAGTGCACCATGGATTGATAACAGTTTGACCACCAGTAACAGATGTTCCTGCTTCCAAAGCAGAATCTTTGAAGCCACGCATGATAAGAGGGATAACAACATCGCGCTCCTTTTCAGTCATTTTAGTAGAGACACCCAATAGCATTAACATATTGTCACATTCAGTTACACCCATAGCATACAAATCACTAAGGACATTGGCACAAGCTATTTTCCCCATCATGTAGGGGTCATCAACCAACGGATAAAAGAAGTCTGTAGTTTGAACCAAACACAATCCTCCGTGGCGGAGCGGAGTAACTGAGCAATCCAAACCAATTCCAATGCGTGGAATCGCCACATGCATAAATTGGTCATC
Protein-coding sequences here:
- the LOC110999926 gene encoding inactive selenide, water dikinase-like protein — encoded protein: MSYQSSVAQDSLAAAQLEMAGNPNTLALRRPFDPVAHDLEASFRLTRFADLKGRSCKVPQDVLSKLVESLQQDYSQQDDQFMHVAIPRIGIGLDCSVTPLRHGGLCLVQTTDFFYPLVDDPYMMGKIACANVLSDLYAMGVTECDNMLMLLGVSTKMTEKERDVVIPLIMRGFKDSALEAGTSVTGGQTVINPWCTIGGVATTICQPNEYIVPDNAVMGDVLVLTKPLGTQVAVNAHQWLDQPERWNRIKLVVSEEDVRKAYHRAMDSMSRLNRIAARLMHKYNAHGSTDVTGFGLLGHAQNLASHQKNEVSFVIHNLPVIAKMAAVAKACGNMFQLLQGHAPETSGGLLICLPREQAAAYCKDIEKQEGFQAWIIGIVEKGNRTARIIDKPRVIEVPAKD
- the LOC110999928 gene encoding DET1- and DDB1-associated protein 1 produces the protein MSVLEFLKDLPSYNEQNFTLFNTDNGIRNSSKRPSIYLPTKDIPSEQIIVTEKTNILLRYLHQQWEKKNNNTSPKKRDLSSVEQNGDERNARKRPRLNSPLN